From a region of the Acidimicrobiia bacterium genome:
- the xth gene encoding exodeoxyribonuclease III — MKIASWNVNSLRARFERVKEFLELNDDIDVLLLQETKCQDKNFPEFDIRILGYDVAHYGLSQYNGVCIISKEDLIDVKIGLNTTEDPYINDGRIISATVNGITIVSVYCPNGRDIDSEHYEMKLKWFDLLKVELQKLLIENEKVIVMGDFNIVPTDADVYDISKITMTTHVTKKEREKLSAILELGFIDSYRCLYPKGEGFTYWDYRNGDFNNNRGLRIDLGLISNTLVNRLKDVSVSRESRIGDSPSDHACIILECDSSYTKT, encoded by the coding sequence TTGAAAATCGCTTCTTGGAATGTTAATTCACTTCGTGCAAGATTTGAGCGTGTAAAAGAATTTTTAGAACTAAATGATGATATTGATGTTTTATTATTACAAGAAACAAAGTGTCAAGATAAGAACTTTCCTGAATTCGATATTCGAATATTGGGTTATGACGTTGCCCATTACGGCCTAAGTCAATATAACGGTGTTTGTATTATTTCCAAGGAAGACTTAATTGACGTGAAAATTGGTTTAAATACTACTGAGGATCCATATATTAATGACGGCAGGATAATTTCAGCTACTGTCAATGGGATCACAATAGTGAGTGTATATTGCCCCAACGGACGAGATATAGATAGCGAACATTATGAGATGAAGCTTAAATGGTTTGATCTATTAAAAGTAGAACTACAAAAACTTTTAATAGAAAATGAAAAAGTTATTGTAATGGGTGATTTTAATATTGTTCCAACGGATGCTGATGTTTATGATATTTCGAAAATTACTATGACAACTCATGTTACAAAAAAAGAGCGTGAAAAATTATCTGCTATTTTAGAACTTGGTTTTATTGATTCGTATAGATGCCTATACCCAAAAGGCGAAGGATTCACCTATTGGGATTATCGTAATGGTGATTTTAATAATAACCGAGGTTTACGCATAGATCTTGGGTTAATTTCAAATACTCTAGTTAATCGGCTAAAAGACGTATCTGTTAGCCGAGAGTCGCGCATTGGCGACTCTCCTTCTGATCATGCTTGTATTATTTTAGAGTGTGATTCCAGTTATACTAAAACTTGA
- a CDS encoding 5-(carboxyamino)imidazole ribonucleotide synthase, with amino-acid sequence MSTKKTSDEINKIGILGGGQLAKMLAESCAGEDLSFISADVAGSCAFKVTKPFTKDLSLGENLDEFCELVDVVTFDSEHLGVEFANGIIKRELDVFPDYRFVQLSGDRFKEKTELNRLGISTAPFIKIDKNLNSDEISKLIINTLSSKNLSDSGIVIKTRHGGYDGKGQWVLKNGILDSEIKNLAIELSKLNSNPGLIIEGLINFGFECSIIASRSLNGEFITWPLIHNIHKDSILDISRCPINKETLNYADEKNAQKIVKTICEEHNYVGTICVELFCTDTGLIVNEIAPRVHNSGHLTIEGSVTSQFKNHINAIRGQELGPSDIIGSCAMINIVGYRPNDEALNYFEETKCVYFHWYNKEVRPKRKVGHITIVAENDLELESKIDHINMLLGIRN; translated from the coding sequence ATGTCTACAAAAAAAACTTCGGATGAAATTAATAAAATTGGTATTTTAGGTGGTGGACAACTGGCAAAGATGCTTGCCGAATCTTGCGCAGGCGAAGATTTGTCTTTTATATCAGCCGATGTGGCTGGTTCTTGCGCATTTAAAGTAACAAAACCGTTTACAAAAGATTTGTCTTTAGGTGAAAATTTAGATGAGTTTTGCGAACTAGTAGATGTTGTCACATTTGATTCAGAACATTTAGGTGTTGAATTCGCTAATGGTATTATCAAGAGAGAACTTGATGTATTTCCCGATTATAGATTTGTACAACTAAGTGGCGATCGTTTCAAAGAGAAAACAGAATTAAATAGACTGGGAATCTCGACTGCCCCGTTTATCAAGATAGATAAAAACTTAAATTCCGATGAAATTTCAAAACTAATAATCAATACTCTTTCATCAAAAAATCTATCTGATTCAGGTATCGTAATAAAAACACGACATGGTGGTTATGATGGAAAGGGACAATGGGTTTTAAAAAATGGTATTCTCGATTCAGAAATAAAAAACCTAGCTATTGAACTTAGCAAATTAAATTCTAACCCTGGATTGATAATAGAAGGTCTAATCAATTTTGGTTTTGAATGTTCCATAATCGCATCTCGTTCTTTAAATGGAGAATTTATTACTTGGCCTTTGATTCATAATATCCATAAAGATTCAATATTAGATATTTCACGATGCCCAATTAATAAAGAAACTCTCAATTATGCTGACGAAAAGAATGCACAAAAAATAGTAAAAACTATTTGCGAAGAACACAATTATGTTGGAACTATATGTGTAGAGCTATTTTGTACAGATACTGGCTTAATAGTTAACGAGATAGCACCACGTGTTCATAATAGTGGCCATTTAACGATAGAGGGTTCTGTTACTAGTCAATTCAAGAATCATATAAACGCAATTAGAGGTCAAGAATTAGGGCCTAGTGACATAATAGGTAGTTGCGCAATGATAAATATTGTTGGCTATAGACCCAATGACGAAGCCTTAAATTATTTCGAAGAAACGAAATGTGTTTATTTTCATTGGTATAACAAAGAAGTTCGTCCTAAGAGAAAAGTCGGACATATAACAATCGTTGCAGAAAACGATTTAGAACTTGAATCAAAAATTGATCATATCAATATGTTGCTTGGTATAAGAAATTGA